Proteins found in one Canis lupus baileyi chromosome 26, mCanLup2.hap1, whole genome shotgun sequence genomic segment:
- the LOC140618570 gene encoding thyrotropin-releasing hormone receptor-like — translation MENHTEHPQRANASGLGTMPRSPLAVQAVTLTLVPFVCAMGVAGNAMVVLVVLRSRHMVTPTNCYLVSLAAADLLVLLAAGVPTVAEAASARVWVFGHAGCLGITYLQYVGINASTGSITAFTVERYLAICHPLRAQTLCTVARAKRIAASVWLGTGAYCVLWLFLVDTRETAYADGVQVQCGYRVSRSLYLPIYFLDFALFYALPLGLATVFYVLIARVLFVGPLSPEDPGHSGSAPQGHLAGHQRFSSRGKRGALSSRKQVTKMLAVVVLVFALLWLPYRTLVVVNSFLSPPYLNLGFLLFCRLCVYLNSAVNPVIYALMSQRFREAFHGLFQCRRAPPQLPPQEAASVYYSVIKDSSQIRLSS, via the exons ATGGAGAACCACACCGAGCACCCCCAGCGCGCCAACGCGTCGGGCCTGGGCACCATGCCGCGGTCCCCGCTGGCTGTACAAGCGGTGACCTTGACCCTCGTGCCCTTCGTCTGCGCCATGGGCGTGGCGGGCAACGccatggtggtgctggtggtgctccGGAGCCGCCACATGGTCACACCCACCAACTGTTACCTGGTGAGCCTGGCCGCCGCGGACCTGCTGGTGCTCCTGGCGGCCGGAGTCCCCACCGTGGCCGAGGCGGCGTCCGCCCGGGTTTGGGTCTTCGGCCACGCGGGCTGCCTGGGCATCACCTACCTGCAGTACGTGGGCATCAACGCGTCCACGGGCTCCATCACCGCGTTCACGGTGGAGCGCTACCTCGCCATCTGCCACCCGCTGCGCGCCCAAACTCTGTGCACCGTGGCGCGGGCCAAGCGCATCGCGGCATCCGTGTGGCTGGGCACCGGCGCCTACTGCGTGCTCTGGCTCTTCCTGGTGGACACACGCGAGACCGCGTACGCCGACGGCGTGCAGGTGCAGTGCGGCTACCGCGTGTCGCGCTCCCTCTACCTGCCCATCTATTTCCTGGACTTCGCGCTCTTCTATGCGCTGCCCCTGGGCCTGGCCACCGTGTTCTACGTGCTCATAGCGCGCGTCCTCTTTGTGGGGCCGCTGTCTCCTGAGGACCCAGGGCACTCCGGCTCTGCGCCCCAGGGCCACCTTGCTGGCCACCAGCGCTTCTCCTCCAGAGGCAAGAGAGGTGCCCTCAGCTCCCGGAAGCAG GTCACCAAGATGCTGGCTGTGGTGGTGCTGGTTTTTGCTCTGCTCTGGCTGCCCTACCGCACCCTAGTGGTGGTGAATTCCTTTCTGAGCCCGCCTTACCTCAACCTTGGCTTCCTTCTCTTCTGCCGCCTTTGCGTCTACCTGAACAGCGCGGTCAACCCGGTCATCTACGCCCTGATGTCCCAGCGCTTCCGGGAGGCCTTCCACGGACTATTTCAGTGTCGGCgggccccaccccagctcccGCCTCAGGAGGCCGCCTCTGTGTACTACAGTGTCATCAAAGACTCCTCCCAGATCAGATTGAGCTCCTAG